Proteins from a genomic interval of Mycolicibacterium grossiae:
- a CDS encoding NAD-dependent succinate-semialdehyde dehydrogenase, whose product MSTSLYAVVDPSTGETVKEYPTATDEQVDGAIAAAAAAHREWSRSTSVADRAALIRRVAELHEERKEDLAKIIQREMGKPLDQSIGEVEFSAAIYTYYADNAEKFLADEPIDLLEGEGSALVRRSSVGVLLGIMPWNYPYYQVARFAGPNLTVGNTIVLKHAPQCPESAEALQQIFRDAGYPEGAYVNVYATNEQIADAIADPRVQGVSLTGSERAGAAVAEIAGRNLKKVVLELGGSDPFIVLSTDDLDGTVEAAVDGRFENTGQACNAAKRIIVAESVYDEFLDKFTAKVLEKADGLAPLSSVAAAERLDDQVRRAVDDGASLTSQGQRNGAFFPPGVLTNMPADYREELFGPVASVYKVADEDEAVELANDTPFGLGSYVFTTDPEQAKRVADKIEAGMVFVNAVGAEGAELPFGGVKRSGFGRELGRFGIEEFVNKKLIRIAG is encoded by the coding sequence GTGAGCACGTCTCTGTACGCAGTGGTCGACCCGTCCACGGGTGAGACGGTCAAGGAGTACCCGACCGCGACCGACGAGCAGGTCGATGGGGCCATCGCCGCGGCCGCGGCGGCCCACCGGGAATGGTCGCGCAGCACCAGCGTCGCCGACCGCGCGGCGCTGATCCGCCGGGTCGCCGAACTGCACGAGGAGCGCAAGGAGGACCTCGCGAAGATCATCCAGCGCGAGATGGGCAAGCCGCTCGACCAGTCGATCGGCGAGGTCGAGTTCTCCGCGGCCATCTACACCTACTACGCCGACAACGCCGAGAAGTTCCTCGCCGACGAGCCGATCGACCTGCTCGAGGGTGAGGGCTCGGCGCTGGTGCGCCGCAGCTCCGTCGGCGTGCTGCTCGGCATCATGCCGTGGAACTACCCCTACTACCAGGTCGCCCGCTTCGCCGGCCCGAACCTGACCGTCGGCAACACCATCGTGCTGAAGCACGCGCCGCAGTGCCCGGAATCGGCCGAGGCGCTGCAGCAGATCTTCCGCGATGCCGGCTACCCGGAAGGCGCCTACGTCAACGTCTACGCCACAAACGAGCAGATTGCCGATGCCATCGCCGATCCACGCGTGCAAGGGGTTTCGCTGACCGGCTCGGAGCGCGCCGGTGCGGCGGTCGCCGAGATCGCCGGACGCAACCTCAAGAAGGTCGTGCTCGAACTCGGCGGCTCCGACCCGTTCATCGTGCTGTCCACCGACGATCTCGACGGCACCGTGGAGGCTGCGGTCGACGGGCGCTTCGAGAACACCGGGCAGGCGTGCAACGCGGCCAAGCGCATCATCGTCGCCGAGTCCGTCTACGACGAGTTCCTCGACAAGTTCACCGCGAAGGTGCTCGAGAAGGCCGACGGCCTGGCACCGCTGTCGTCGGTGGCCGCCGCCGAGCGGCTCGACGACCAGGTGAGGCGTGCCGTGGACGACGGCGCCAGCCTGACCAGCCAGGGGCAGCGCAACGGCGCCTTCTTCCCGCCCGGGGTGCTGACGAACATGCCCGCTGACTACCGCGAGGAACTGTTCGGCCCCGTCGCCTCGGTGTACAAGGTCGCCGACGAAGACGAGGCCGTCGAGCTGGCCAACGACACCCCGTTCGGCCTCGGGTCCTACGTCTTCACCACCGACCCGGAGCAGGCCAAGCGCGTCGCCGACAAGATCGAGGCCGGCATGGTGTTCGTCAACGCCGTCGGCGCCGAGGGCGCCGAGCTGCCGTTCGGCGGGGTCAAGCGGTCCGGCTTCGGCCGCGAACTCGGTCGCTTCGGCATCGAGGAGTTCGTCAACAAGAAGCTGATCCGCATCGCCGGCTGA
- a CDS encoding universal stress protein, whose protein sequence is MHLTVGYLATPTGDDGVALASALARTFDAAVHVVLVVREELPDGHPGRAEYQRLLVERGEQWVGAALAALSADGVSADAEVVVGDSFAESLIGFAEQHDSDLIVVGGARDGFFGHHTVGPVTGALLHSSPIPVALAPRGYAEDPDDAVTAVTAAVPTKAGDDNPLPFALTLASAAGLPIRMLSLVSAENLAEAGSAREVRRLQVTAAEENLAVAARALPDAPDIESLVADGMTLESALKKLTWDDGALLVVGSSRFAAPRRIFLGSTAARILAGVDVPVIVVPRAE, encoded by the coding sequence ATGCATCTGACCGTTGGCTACCTCGCCACCCCCACCGGGGACGACGGCGTCGCGCTGGCGAGCGCGCTGGCCCGCACGTTCGACGCCGCCGTGCACGTGGTGCTGGTGGTCCGTGAGGAACTCCCCGACGGCCACCCCGGGCGCGCCGAGTACCAGCGACTGCTCGTCGAACGGGGTGAGCAGTGGGTGGGCGCCGCGCTGGCCGCACTGTCCGCCGACGGGGTGTCGGCCGACGCCGAGGTGGTGGTCGGCGACTCCTTCGCCGAGTCGCTGATCGGGTTCGCCGAACAGCACGACTCCGACCTCATCGTGGTCGGCGGGGCGCGCGACGGCTTCTTCGGTCACCACACCGTCGGCCCGGTGACCGGGGCGCTGCTGCACTCGTCGCCGATCCCGGTGGCGCTCGCGCCGCGCGGCTACGCCGAGGACCCCGACGACGCCGTCACCGCCGTCACCGCCGCGGTGCCCACCAAGGCCGGTGACGACAACCCGCTGCCGTTCGCGCTGACGCTCGCCAGCGCCGCCGGGTTGCCGATCCGGATGCTGTCGCTGGTGTCGGCGGAGAACCTCGCCGAGGCCGGCAGCGCGCGGGAGGTGCGCCGGCTGCAGGTGACCGCCGCCGAGGAGAACCTCGCCGTGGCCGCCCGGGCGCTGCCCGACGCCCCCGACATCGAGTCCCTCGTCGCCGACGGCATGACGCTGGAATCCGCACTGAAGAAACTCACGTGGGATGACGGCGCGCTGCTGGTGGTGGGATCCAGCCGATTCGCCGCGCCGCGGCGGATCTTCCTCGGCTCGACCGCCGCCCGCATCCTCGCGGGCGTCGACGTGCCGGTGATCGTCGTGCCGCGCGCCGAGTGA
- a CDS encoding APC family permease: MAIADPPTTGATNGKGLQAGALGLVGNVVIGLAAVAPAYSLAATLGYVVLAVGEKAPAMFVLAFIPMLLVAFAYKELSQDTPDCGTTFTWGTKAFGPWIGWIGGWGLAVSAIIVLANVAEVAAIYLFQFLGQDGLAENLWAKVALGSFFIVAMTLVSARGVVVSERIQNVLIAIQFGVLIVVSVIALVRVVAGNAGAQAVSPSLSWLWPSGLDASSIAAAIILCIFIYWGWDACLAVGEETKDPGRTPGIAAVITTLILVCTYVLVAYAVQSFAGFGEVGIGLNNPNNTDDVLTVLGEPVAGTIAASLLLLTVSVSALSSTQTTILPTARGTLSMAVYEALPRRFASVHPRYMTPAFGTIVMGLSALFFYLLLTFLSENALADSVASLGLAVAFYYGITAYACVWYFRRTLLTSARNLFLRGIFPLLGALAMTWAFVQSAIDMIKPDYGFTAFGPFGGVFVLGVGMLVLGVPLMLACFAFGTKRFFRGETLTASTEVKVPDTY; the protein is encoded by the coding sequence ATGGCCATCGCGGATCCGCCCACGACCGGAGCCACCAACGGCAAGGGCCTGCAGGCCGGGGCCCTCGGCCTCGTCGGCAACGTCGTCATCGGCCTGGCCGCCGTCGCCCCGGCGTACAGCCTCGCCGCGACACTGGGCTACGTGGTCCTCGCGGTCGGCGAAAAGGCGCCCGCCATGTTCGTCCTCGCGTTCATCCCCATGCTGCTGGTGGCGTTCGCCTACAAGGAGCTGTCCCAGGACACACCGGACTGCGGCACCACCTTCACCTGGGGCACCAAGGCGTTCGGACCGTGGATCGGCTGGATCGGCGGGTGGGGCCTGGCCGTGTCGGCGATCATCGTGCTGGCCAACGTCGCCGAGGTCGCCGCGATCTACCTGTTCCAGTTCCTCGGCCAGGACGGGCTCGCAGAGAACCTGTGGGCGAAGGTGGCACTCGGCTCGTTCTTCATCGTCGCGATGACACTGGTGAGCGCCCGCGGCGTCGTGGTCTCCGAGCGCATCCAGAACGTGCTGATCGCCATCCAGTTCGGCGTCCTGATCGTCGTCAGCGTCATCGCGCTGGTCCGCGTCGTCGCCGGGAACGCCGGCGCTCAGGCCGTCTCGCCGTCGCTCTCCTGGCTGTGGCCCAGCGGGCTCGACGCCTCGTCGATCGCGGCCGCGATCATTCTGTGCATCTTCATCTACTGGGGCTGGGACGCCTGCCTGGCCGTCGGCGAGGAGACCAAGGATCCCGGCCGCACGCCCGGCATCGCGGCGGTCATCACCACGCTGATCCTGGTGTGCACCTACGTGCTGGTCGCCTACGCGGTGCAGTCCTTCGCCGGCTTCGGCGAGGTCGGCATCGGGCTGAACAACCCGAACAACACCGACGACGTGCTGACCGTCCTCGGCGAGCCGGTCGCCGGCACCATCGCCGCGTCGCTGCTCCTGCTGACGGTGTCGGTGTCGGCGCTGTCCTCGACGCAGACCACCATCCTGCCCACCGCGCGCGGCACGCTGTCGATGGCGGTGTACGAGGCGCTGCCCCGCCGGTTCGCCAGCGTGCACCCGCGCTACATGACCCCGGCGTTCGGGACGATCGTCATGGGTCTCTCGGCGCTGTTCTTCTACCTGCTGCTGACGTTCCTCAGCGAGAACGCCCTCGCCGACTCGGTGGCCTCGCTCGGCCTCGCGGTGGCGTTCTACTACGGCATCACGGCGTACGCATGCGTCTGGTACTTCCGGCGCACGCTGCTCACCTCCGCGCGAAACCTGTTCCTTCGCGGCATCTTCCCGCTCCTCGGTGCGCTGGCGATGACGTGGGCCTTCGTGCAGAGCGCCATCGACATGATCAAGCCGGACTACGGCTTCACCGCCTTCGGACCGTTCGGCGGCGTCTTCGTCCTCGGCGTCGGCATGCTGGTGCTCGGCGTCCCGCTGATGCTCGCGTGCTTCGCCTTCGGGACCAAGCGCTTCTTCCGCGGCGAGACGCTGACGGCGTCGACCGAGGTCAAGGTCCCGGACACCTACTGA
- a CDS encoding succinate dehydrogenase iron-sulfur subunit: protein MSAPAIEKDEATTPPVPDGAVMVTLKIARFNPDDPDGAGFQSFRVPCLPTDRLLNLLHYAKWYLDGTLTFRRSCAHGVCGSDAMRINGVNRLACKVLMRDLLPKKPGKQLTITIEPIRGLPVEKDLVVDMEPFFDAYRAVKPFLITSGNQPTRERIQSQTDRARYDDTTKCILCACCTTSCPVYWNEGSYFGPAAIVNAHRFIFDSRDEAAAERLDILNEVDGVWRCRTTFNCTEACPRGIQVTKAIQEVKRALMFAR from the coding sequence ATGAGCGCGCCCGCGATCGAGAAGGACGAAGCGACCACCCCGCCGGTGCCCGACGGCGCCGTCATGGTGACGTTGAAGATCGCCCGCTTCAACCCCGACGATCCCGACGGTGCGGGCTTCCAGAGCTTCCGCGTGCCGTGCCTGCCGACCGACCGGCTGCTCAACCTGCTGCACTACGCCAAGTGGTACCTCGACGGCACGCTGACGTTCCGGCGCTCCTGCGCCCATGGCGTCTGCGGCAGCGACGCCATGCGGATCAACGGCGTCAACCGGCTGGCGTGCAAGGTGCTGATGCGCGACCTGTTGCCGAAGAAGCCGGGCAAGCAGCTCACCATCACGATCGAGCCGATCCGCGGCCTGCCGGTGGAGAAGGACCTCGTCGTCGACATGGAGCCCTTCTTCGACGCCTACCGCGCCGTGAAGCCGTTCCTCATCACGAGCGGCAACCAGCCCACTCGCGAGCGCATCCAGAGTCAGACCGACCGCGCCCGCTACGACGACACCACCAAGTGCATCCTGTGCGCCTGCTGCACCACCAGCTGCCCGGTGTACTGGAACGAGGGGTCCTACTTCGGGCCCGCGGCGATCGTCAACGCGCACCGGTTCATCTTCGACAGCCGCGACGAGGCCGCCGCCGAGCGCCTCGACATCCTCAACGAGGTGGACGGCGTGTGGCGGTGCCGCACCACGTTCAACTGCACCGAGGCGTGCCCCCGCGGCATCCAGGTCACCAAGGCGATCCAGGAGGTCAAGCGCGCACTGATGTTCGCGCGCTGA